The Ricinus communis isolate WT05 ecotype wild-type chromosome 8, ASM1957865v1, whole genome shotgun sequence sequence TCAAGAAACCATACATCAGCAAATCTCTTCCTGCTGTCAGTTGATATTGCTGCCTCACAGCACAATACATTTCCATCATCCAAAGTGTATGCCACATTCCCTTGAGGATTGGAATTCTTCAAACTCCAACAATCCTTCTTCAGGTGACCTTTCTTACCACAATGGtagcatttataattcttcttacTCTTTGATTTTGGTCTACCAAGATTATGACTCCCATTTGGGCCACGTTCTGGTGATCTCCCTCTCATCACCATCAAGGCTTCCACTTGTTGTGAACCTACCTTCTTGTCCTCTTTATTCCTTCGccgattttcttcttcaagaatagCGGCTGCTATATCATCAAAGACTAGAATTTCGGTAACAATATTATTTGTCAAACTGATGATGAGTTGATCATACGAATCAGGTAGACTTTAGAGTAGAAGTTCTGCATGTTCTTGTGACTCTATTTTATAGCCCAAAGATGTGAGTTGAGAAAATAGAGTATTCAAGACATTAAGATGCTCTGTCACTGAAGTAGATTCTGACATTCTTAATGTGTAAAGTTTCCTCTTAAGGAAAATTTTGTTGTGTAATGACTTGGCTTCGTACAGTCTAGTGAGGTGGTCCCAAATCTCCTTTgtcgttttcttttcttctatactGGACAAGATCCCATCTGCAAGTGCCAGATGAATGTTTGCAATAGCATTCTCATCCATCTCGTTCCACTTATTATCATCTGTGAGTGTTGTCACTGCTCATCGATAGCCaagacaattgtcttttctcaatacagcctttatctttaatttccacAGTGAGAAATTACTCTCGTTAAACttttcaatctcaaattttGCCGCCATTGCTTCTATCACAAACGGTGCCTTTTAGCTTGTAAAATGAACCGCAGTAATGAACACAACTCACTAGGTAAGTTCCCAGGAAAGACTGGAGGGTCACAAGCGGACCTCTTAAATAACAATCTCCTTAGACAGAACCTTCCCTAAATtgtaagtattcttactactTCACACAAGCTCTTTTGCACCAAAGAAACCTCAAAAAATCCTCTTCTGATGTGAAAGATCAGACTGAGCTGCAACCAccgaattttaagaaatttcttGCCAaccaagctctgataccaattgtaGAAAGatatgaacctgatagagcaaaatcacagctaataatttgagaaaataaagataaagaaagacaaaatacacaatagaacACACAGATTTACGTGGAAAATccctaaacaaattagggtaaaaaccacgggcaataatagaagaattttactataagaaaataataggagttacaaactctctatttataaaagagaaaacattaaaattctctctttataatagaagaaaaataactgctttaactctctaatatttttctcttattttttggaTGAATGAATAACAAAGTGAGGCCTTTATTATATAGGCTCGAAATGCACCTCAAgattgttaacttagcaatgtggaAAAAAATACTCCtcaaatttaataacttagcaatgtgggaAAGATAAATTCTCTAAATATCAACAactaatatgtaaaaatagaattatcgATCACTTTTAGATAGTTTCATAAAAGCATATGATTTTCCTGATCAGCAATGgtcaattttgattttttcccgattctttttttatagagACGTATGACCCCTTTCTCCCATTTCACACCTCCGAATGCACCGACTATTGgatcatattatattttacgaatttattgatataaattcTGTTTTCATGAGTGAATGTCTATTGATAGTTTCATACATTCTATTCCATTCTGCAAACTACACACAGCTTTAATGCCGCATCCAAACTCTAAAGTTCATctctatatttaaaatatataattatgtcAGGTACCTAGCTCATGTATAGTCAAGCACCTCACTAGTATGGCAGCGGAAGAATGACTATCTTTGCGTAATAGAATGAGCAGTAAAGTAAGGAAGAACTTAGAAATTAGATGGAATGAGAAAGAGTAGAGAATATAGAAGGAATGGTGAAGAAGATAAGTAGAGAATTATAATGATTCTGATAGCTTTCATTATGATTCACTCATTGCCTTTGCTCTATTTATGGTCCAATCATTTCTAGAATCCTTCTAGAAAGTTGTCTCATAATGACAGCCAatacaaacaaaaagaaataacaaccaaaagaaaggaaataacaACCAAAAGGATAACAGCCAAATAGaaacaaaatgactaaatgaCAGAAGGGCATATAACGACCAAAATATCTAGCAACGCTCAATTTATTCCTACTGCTGCTGATGTACAGTAGTCATCCAACCTGGCTATCGTTGACTGCCATTTCAACTGCATTGCTGAATTGGCATTGCACTGCTGGTACTTGacaaattaatactatttcAGTTAATATATAACAAATTGAGAGCAGCTATTGTGCATTTGCTGCCTAGTTACTGTACAATTTGCCAGGGGGGTGATTTTCAAGAATGTGTAAATATTCAACCAAATCATGGGGCTCAATTGTCTATGTTTATGTATGCTCTATAACAGTATGTTGCCTTCTTGCTTTATAAATTGAAGATTTTTGGAAGGGGAATAGAGCTGTCTAGTTTTCTTGACATTATGCCTTACGACACAAGCACTAGTAGCAGCGTATTGTTTCTTTTCAACCATTCCTTTGCGAAAGGATTTGGAAAAAGAACTTCTACTGAAAAAGGAATAATTCATTTTCACCGGATGTATCTTTTTTCTCCATTTATCTTCGTACCAAGCTATTTAAAGGAACTAACTAATCAAGCatagaaagataaatatttcaaGAAATATTTCTTACTATCGTTTTAAAGATTCTTCTGCCTCCAGCAGGCCAGGAAATGCcattcatataaaaattatatgtatattaaaatatgcaaagttctctttagtttgttttttgaaagtttatcataattaattaagtgcaGCTCAATTGATACTAGAGTCGTGTCTCGAGGTATGGGGTTCGAACCCAGAAAGAACCAATTAGTAAAAGAGAAGAGGAACAAAGCATAACTCAAGTAATCAGCAAATGGATTATTCAAGATTCAATAGGACTAACTTTCATATTTAACTTTCTGCTCATATCAaacaaagcaaaaataaaatttcattgtACTATTCAGTACAATTTAGATCCTTGTCAGCGAGGTATAAATACGAATGGTTTTATCCAATTCTACTTGGTGGAAAGCTTGGCATAGTACTCTGCAATCCAAGCTGCGATGATTTTGATCTCTTTATCTCGCTGTTCGACCAGCCAGTCAGGATCATTTGGAGTAGGGGGATACAAGTCCAAGCAGTGGGCACCTAATTACCATAACAATcccaataaaaaatttatatatataaataacaacCGATGATAATTTGTGCTATCACATGGTAACGGGAAAAAAAATACCATATTCTGTATAGACGGCAACGACAGTGTCTGATATGTCTTCTAGAACTCTGCAATTGATTGTTccagaaagaagaaggaaaatttAGTTAAACTGATAATATGCCTGTATGATGATGTTTATAGTAAAGGGTTACAAGGTTGATTCTTTATTACCCTCCTGCACTCCATGGATCGCGTAGTCCGTTGGCGAAAATGATGTTGCTTGCAAAATTTCCTAATACAGTTTTTATATCCtgaaagattttattttgttgtgtGTAGTGTTAAAAATGCTTTTAATTAGTTTCTGATTTTCTGCagttaaaagaagaaataggaagaacaaagaactaaGCCATGATAAGAGAAAAGCTTACGTGACCACCAAATTCTGTTGTCGCCCATTGAGGTCTTGGCTTAATACCAAAAACCTGAACACACGCTTCCGTATAGTTGTTTATATCAAAAGGGGATGGTTGGAACATTGTCTCATTGTAACCATATCCAATTGGAAACACCATCTCAGTGCATGTCTGAAAGGTAACAAAAACATTGTCAGGTTAATGACAACCTGCTACATTTGAAACCTTGCCAAAATGATCCTATGAATGAAACCATTTTTGGGCTAaggatttttctttctttttcttctctttttctttttcctgtaaGTTGAGCTTTGTATTTCTAGAGTTCAAACTTGCTCTTTAACCTTAACTTTAGTACTGCTGAGTTAAAGCTttactaaaactaaaatttatactcATTAGACAGCTCTTTGCAAGAAGAAATATGGGAAGATTGAGTTCTCAAAACACATTTAACTTTAGCTTTTGTTTTAAAATGGTATCGCaagtttaaattcttttagtaacttaatttttattgttcgTAAAACTCAAGctaatctaatttttaatacagCAAGTAcaattgttaaatatattctatatCATATATTACATATGTATTCACGTATATTAAGACTATGACTCTTGTTAAATAATACGTCAGCTTCCACATAAAAGGATGTATATACTTTTATTGTATAGCAAAAATAAGCTTGAAACTTACAAGTAATTTACACCCGAAATAGAAGTTAGACTACgaaaacaaataaaactaTGGATGCACTAAGATGCCTTTAACAAGTTGTATGCTTCATATGAGTCATTAACGAGTAATTATGCCTATTGATTGAATAAGAATTATAATCTACTGCTGatgtttgatattatattagagGACTGAAATTGTAAGTGGTTTAGATACCTGCCAATCCCAAGCACTCTTGTTGCTTAGGTCCCATGTAGGTACATCATAACATGAAGACCAGCTAGGAATTCTACTTTTGAGACCTGCTACGATTCTGCCAAGAATATCGGTTCCTGGCGGTGCTCCATCAATGCCACGGCAAGTGTTCTGGACTGGATTATATGGAGGATTATCGTACTGAGCTGCGCTAACATACAAGATTTCCAGGTATTCCCTGAGCTCTGTGGACGAGTTCAGAGGGCTTGAAGATGGAGTATAACAacaaaaaagcaaaattttagcagaaagcaaaaaaaatcCTGGAGTTGAGAGAGGTGTGGATTGATCAAATGATTACCTGCAAGTATTGAACATATTGCTGAGTGTCAATAGCCCATTTGGTTGGGCAGCAACCCTGTCAATCTCAGACCAGGACTGTTTTATTGTGTTGTAACAACTCTCACTAGTATCCTGTACAAATTAATATAGACAGAACATAAATCGATGAAGCAATGCGGATGATCATATCAAGAAAATCTCATCATAACTTCTTACTCTATAATCCTTAGTGACAACAACGTGATATCCATTTTGTGGTGTGATATCATCGAAGTAGAGTATGGGGGAGGATGATGCCAAAGAACCAATGACAATGTGAGGATATTTTAGACGAAACCAGGCCGCGAGCACTGAATCagaaacaagaacaagaaaagataAGTCTTGAGTGCAGCATTGCCCAAtgagaattaaataaaaggcTAATCAACTTACTTCCACCATAAGATGCTCCAACTGCAATTGCTGGGCAATTTTCTGCTGATAATTTCTTCTTAACATCTGTTACTACTTGTGCATAATCTGCTAAAGCTTGTTCTGAGCTCAAGTAACCAAGAGTACTTGAATTCTGGAATGCTTGATCTTCTGATCCAAAAGGCATTGATTCTCCATAGTAACGATGCTGCATCAAATAATACCACTCCTTCCTCATCAGTCTAAcatcagaaaaaagaaattgctaAACTAAATGCAGATCAGAGCCTGTAAGATTCCAGAATATGAACGAATAGGAGTCTAACTTTAAGTACCTCTATATACAATAGCAAAGCTTTAAAGCGAGCAGCAAGATGCAGAATGGTATCAACATCATAGGTTACATCTACCTCTTCGCCAGTATAAACAAAGATAGGGGAGCTGGTATTAGCCCCACCCCAGTActtaaaattcaatatatatCGCTGCTGAAACGTAGCATAACTCTCCGGATTGTAGTTGAAATGATCGAGTGTCTGGGTGTAATAATGTATTTCATATTCTGGTGGGAGTTGATAAGAGAATTCGCTTGCAGCAAATCTTTTTACCCCACCAAATCTGGTAAGTCTGGTTAATTCTCTAGGATGCACTGCAGATGCACATACTGCTGCAAGCAATAGCAACACAAAGCACAGTTGAAACGATGGTGATGCCATTTTCGGATATGAACCTTCTGCTCCCCACACTATCAAATTTAAACAGGTAATCTAAAAGTCCTTTCTTGTCTTTAACTTGGTAAACTTGTTATGATATGAATTGATTATGTTTGGACTGTAGTTTCTTGTTTGACAATAATTTTGGATTAGCCGGCTGAGATAAATGCCGTCTGGAAATGTCAACTTTGGATACATTAACACATCAGATAGTCTGCACAGGCTGAAGAGAGATGATGAACTGCAGATTAAGATTCTGTAACTTGTATGGTTTCAGGTTGTAATCATTTgttctataaatatttgtagCTTGCAAGAAAGACAAAAAGTTTGAGACTATTTTAGCCAATTCTGCTGTCACTCTTAATGGCAAGGTTGCCATTGTATTTCATTTatgaatgatatatatatatatatatatatatatatatatatatatatatatgtcttcATCATTATCAGCCAGTCAAAATCTCTTGCTATTTCGACTTGGAACTAAAatgatttattatattttggcaaaaaaaagttaataaaaactTTAGAATCCTGAGGATGAAGCCAAGCCAACTATATAATCCCAGCACTTTATAACAGAGGATAACAGAGACCCAGTCAAAGAGTTCCAAAAGCTTTTTCTCCAGAAGTATGAATGATTTTATGTAAAAATTCACTATTGCAGTGCAAATTATGGGAAATAAATATTGAATGGATGAAAATAAATCGAAATTTATTGGGAATGACCCTGTTACCGTATTATCATTTGTGAGACAGGGAATGGAAAGCtgttattaatgaaataaagcACCTAAATTCTCGATTAGAaggagaagagaaaaaaaatatggcAAGGGAGAAGAATTTTGAGTGACAAAACTAAGCTTTTTAAGAGTAGCAATTTATGCCATTCTGACAATTTCTCGTTCTTCATGTTTGGGAATTAAGCGATTGTCATTCAATATTTTGCTAGAAGGTTTTAACTTTGGATTGGAtttgaacaaaagaaatatgcCCATTgctttgataattaaatataatactcataaatggTGGTGCCTAATAAAACTCTTGACATTATCAATGCAAAACTTAACATGTAAttgttttaagttaattaCATGCATTTGTCAATTCAATAAAGAAGAgacagagaaagagagaagggAAATAGGGGACAATCGTTGAATTTCACTTGTTCTTACTTATCCTACATCTGTGCTCCATGCACTATCATATGCAACCTGAAGATCACATGTTATAAATATCTTTACTGGCAATTCTCActtaggaaagaaaaagaaaggcttTAGCGGCCGAAAATTTCATTGCTAAAACCTGAAATTCTATTGCTATATTGCTTTGATATATacattatataaaagaaaagaaaaggctcTTTTGGACAGTTGAATTTCCAGTCTTGCTAGCAAGTTTGGAATAGTACTCTGCAATCCGAAATGCAATGAATTTGATATCTTTGTTTCTGTGTTGAATCAACCAGGCAGGGTCACTTTTTGTAGGAGTTAATATGTCCAAGCAGTCAGTGTGTCATTGTTGTAAACATCCATTGGTATTACCATTTCAGTACATGTCTGAAAATAATTGAATCTCATTACTTAAGTTCAATTTTATGAGGCCGGTGGGACAATTGCCACcactaatttttaatattatctttcaAAATCTTCATAAGCTTAACTCTATTTCCTGTtaattgtgtttttcttttatttgcccccatttcttcttttaacaaGTTCTACATTAGACATTTCATGATAATGAAGATGATATTTCATTAATactatatatttctattaaaaaattgacttTTGAATACATTGAAGGTTCTGTCAAAGGTTCAAAAGACCATTAGTTTCAGCTGCAACTCTTATCAGGTTCAGACCAAGATTGTTTGATGATGTTGTAACAGCTCTCACTTGTATTCTGCAGCAACCCGACATTAGCATTAGGAAAAATTGATTGGTTCAGTCGTACCTGTCACGTTGAACCATGTCTGTCAACGGTGAAAGATAGCCCTAAAGTGAGGGCAGAGTAAGAAGAAGAATCTACAAGCTTTGTCAATTTGATGAATTCTCTTACTCTGAAATCCTTGGATACAACAACTTGGTACCCATCATGTGGGGTGAGATCTTCGGAGTAGAGTATTGGAGCAGATGGTGCCAAAGCACCAATGGCAAGCAAGGTGAGATGAAAGTTTTTCAGGTTTATTACCAATGAGCTTTGCAAAACAAAGGTGTACTGGTGTCATCTCCAGGACTGCCAGTCGTGTCAAAgctcattaaaaaaaaagggttcTTATAGATTAGTCATCAGTCCTGCGACCTTATCTCTTAAAAagtgacaaaaaaaaaaaaaaaaggatagaataacatatatattactCGGGAATTTTACTTATTTCCACCAGATGATCCTCCAACAACAATAACAGGGTTACGTACTGCTGACAGCTTCCTCTTAACATCTGTAATCACCTGTGCATAATCTGCCAAAGCCTGTTTTGGAGCTCATGTACTTGCATTTTGAAACGTTTCATTTCTGGTTCCAAATGGAAATGAATTTCCATAATACCGATGCTGCAAAAAGGCATGTCAATTAATTGATGACTAAGTGAGAACAAAAGTGAAACAGCATAGAGATTATATATGCACTCACCTCTATATATAGCAGCAAACCTTTGAAACGATGAGCAAGTTCagcaataaaattaacaaacaaaACATCATCTATTATATCACCCTCTTCCTCTACATAAAC is a genomic window containing:
- the LOC8275269 gene encoding lysosomal Pro-X carboxypeptidase; protein product: MASPSFQLCFVLLLLAAVCASAVHPRELTRLTRFGGVKRFAASEFSYQLPPEYEIHYYTQTLDHFNYNPESYATFQQRYILNFKYWGGANTSSPIFVYTGEEVDVTYDVDTILHLAARFKALLLYIEHRYYGESMPFGSEDQAFQNSSTLGYLSSEQALADYAQVVTDVKKKLSAENCPAIAVGASYGGMLAAWFRLKYPHIVIGSLASSSPILYFDDITPQNGYHVVVTKDYRDTSESCYNTIKQSWSEIDRVAAQPNGLLTLSNMFNTCSPLNSSTELREYLEILYVSAAQYDNPPYNPVQNTCRGIDGAPPGTDILGRIVAGLKSRIPSWSSCYDVPTWDLSNKSAWDWQTCTEMVFPIGYGYNETMFQPSPFDINNYTEACVQVFGIKPRPQWATTEFGGHDIKTVLGNFASNIIFANGLRDPWSAGGVLEDISDTVVAVYTEYGAHCLDLYPPTPNDPDWLVEQRDKEIKIIAAWIAEYYAKLSTK